Proteins encoded within one genomic window of Thunnus maccoyii chromosome 22, fThuMac1.1, whole genome shotgun sequence:
- the tspan5a gene encoding tetraspanin-5a isoform X1, protein MSGNHFKGHEVSCCIKYFIFGFNILFWLLGMALVGIGLWAWSEKGVLSNISSITDLGGLDPVWLFMVVGGVMFILGFAGCIGALRENTFLLKFFSVFLGIIFFLELTTGVLAFVFKDWIKDQLNLFINNNIRAYRDDIDLQNLIDFTQEYWECCGAFGADDWNLNIYFNCTDGNPSREKCGVPFSCCTKDPAEDVINTQCGYDIRAKPDSEQKDYINVKGCVPQFEKWLQDNLTLVAGIFIGVALLQIFGICLAQNLVSDIEAVRASWVPPPLSMRRLPPHSSKKASAYYS, encoded by the exons ATGTCGGGGAATCATTTCAAAGGCCACGAAGTCAGCTGCTGCATCAAGTACTTTATTTTTGGATTCAACATCCTGTTTTGG CTGCTGGGCATGGCCTTAGTTGGAATTGGACTGTGGGCATGGAGTGAGAAA GGCGTTCTGTCCAACATCTCGTCCATCACAGACCTGGGGGGTCTAGACCCGGTCTGGCTCTTCATGGTGGTCGGGGGGGTCATGTTCATTCTGGGCTTCGCCGGATGCATCGGAGCGTTGCGGGAAAACACCTTTTTGCTTAAGTTT TTCTCTGTGTTCCTGGGAATCATCTTTTTCTTGGAGTTGACGACAGGAGTCCTGGCATTTGTCTTTAAAGACTGGATTAAAGACCAGTTGAACCTGTTCATCAACAATAACATCCGGGCGTACCGGGACGACATCGATCTACAGAACCTCATCGATTTCACTCAGGAATAT TGGGAGTGCTGTGGTGCTTTCGGAGCAGATGATTGGAACCTCAACATCTACTTTAACTGTACTGATGGGAATCCTAGTCGAGAAAAGTGTGGAGTCCCTTTCTCCTGCTGCACCAAGGACCCAGCG GAGGATGTAATAAACACTCAGTGTGGATACGACATCCGAGCTAAACCA GACTCAGAGCAGAAGGACTACATCAATGTAAAAGGCTGCGTGCCGCAGTTTGAGAAGTGGCTACAGGACAACCTCACCTTGGTGGCGGGGATATTCATAGGAGTTGCACTACTGCAG ATTTTTGGGATTTGTTTGGCCCAAAACTTAGTGAGTGACATCGAAGCTGTGCGGGCGAGCTG GGTGCCCCCCCCTCTCTCCATGCGTCGACTCCCACCACACTCCAGCAAGAAAGCATCGGCTTACTACtcatga
- the tspan5a gene encoding tetraspanin-5a isoform X2, which yields MSGNHFKGHEVSCCIKYFIFGFNILFWLLGMALVGIGLWAWSEKGVLSNISSITDLGGLDPVWLFMVVGGVMFILGFAGCIGALRENTFLLKFFSVFLGIIFFLELTTGVLAFVFKDWIKDQLNLFINNNIRAYRDDIDLQNLIDFTQEYWECCGAFGADDWNLNIYFNCTDGNPSREKCGVPFSCCTKDPAEDVINTQCGYDIRAKPDSEQKDYINVKGCVPQFEKWLQDNLTLVAGIFIGVALLQIFGICLAQNLVSDIEAVRASCFFT from the exons ATGTCGGGGAATCATTTCAAAGGCCACGAAGTCAGCTGCTGCATCAAGTACTTTATTTTTGGATTCAACATCCTGTTTTGG CTGCTGGGCATGGCCTTAGTTGGAATTGGACTGTGGGCATGGAGTGAGAAA GGCGTTCTGTCCAACATCTCGTCCATCACAGACCTGGGGGGTCTAGACCCGGTCTGGCTCTTCATGGTGGTCGGGGGGGTCATGTTCATTCTGGGCTTCGCCGGATGCATCGGAGCGTTGCGGGAAAACACCTTTTTGCTTAAGTTT TTCTCTGTGTTCCTGGGAATCATCTTTTTCTTGGAGTTGACGACAGGAGTCCTGGCATTTGTCTTTAAAGACTGGATTAAAGACCAGTTGAACCTGTTCATCAACAATAACATCCGGGCGTACCGGGACGACATCGATCTACAGAACCTCATCGATTTCACTCAGGAATAT TGGGAGTGCTGTGGTGCTTTCGGAGCAGATGATTGGAACCTCAACATCTACTTTAACTGTACTGATGGGAATCCTAGTCGAGAAAAGTGTGGAGTCCCTTTCTCCTGCTGCACCAAGGACCCAGCG GAGGATGTAATAAACACTCAGTGTGGATACGACATCCGAGCTAAACCA GACTCAGAGCAGAAGGACTACATCAATGTAAAAGGCTGCGTGCCGCAGTTTGAGAAGTGGCTACAGGACAACCTCACCTTGGTGGCGGGGATATTCATAGGAGTTGCACTACTGCAG ATTTTTGGGATTTGTTTGGCCCAAAACTTAGTGAGTGACATCGAAGCTGTGCGGGCGAGCTG